The following proteins are encoded in a genomic region of Grus americana isolate bGruAme1 chromosome 5, bGruAme1.mat, whole genome shotgun sequence:
- the LOC129207075 gene encoding disintegrin and metalloproteinase domain-containing protein 20-like, which produces MGALLGLLVLLGLAGCSAVPEDLSGELRVTAMWVTVPRQLSPRANTNPLVVSYWLEVEGRPRVLRLWPRRGLVSHPFTLVTYGKDGARWEEHPFVQDNCFYQGEVQGSPSSLVALGTCGRGLHGVLWVEDGTYEIEPIPDDPAFRHILYRMEEANSPMGPTCGLTAEQLQHQKAFLPWFKASWIMEEEEMLKDWWTHVRYMKIVVVVDNVRFVKSGRNESEVLRQVVEIINIGDALYEQLSVRLFLVGLEIWTKSNLINITNSVAKALDDFNKWRKSDLSPRMRHDTAHLFAFQSFGKSLGLAFLGSVCDNQWSSAVASFTDRKLSSFITTFVHELGHTLGMSHDKQGCKCRRKKCIMYESDADTDAFSDCSYKDYFNLLGRGANCLRQPPAPGTFYTLKHEYCGNKIVESREQCDCGSESNCRKDPCCHPNCTFTAGSVCASGKCCKSCRVLPAGTLCRSSTGNCDLPEYCNGTSPQCPPDAYVQDGAPCKGGAYCYRGKCSSHRKQCQHLFGKRARAAPLDCFKAVNTRGDRFGNCGIRNNIHFIKCSIENILCGRIQCENIDKLPFLQNHVTLVQTPVGDKKCWGLDYHIGMPIIDVGAVEDGTPCGSDMLCINRTCTSISLLNYDCNVSKCHDKGVCNNHKNCHCRYGWAPPYCEREGFGGSVDSGPPPSIQGAKIGVTLFSLLFLCILGVTFTMCYKRKIVGWLRRKKAQFHRR; this is translated from the coding sequence ATGGGGgcactgctggggctgctggtgctgctgggcctCGCGGGGTGCTCTGCTGTCCCGGAGGACCTGTCTGGGGAGCTGCGCGTCACCGCCATGTGGGTGACAGTGCCACGGCAGTTGAGCCCCCGGGCCAACACCAACCCCCTGGTCGTCTCTTACTGGTTGGAGGTGGAGGGGCGGCCGCGGGTGCTGCGCCTGTGGCCCCGGCGGGGCCTGGTCTCCCACCCCTTCACCTTGGTCACCTACGGCAAGGACGGGGCCCGCTGGGAGGAGCACCCCTTTGTGCAGGACAACTGCTTCTACCAAGGTGAGGTGCAGGggagccccagctccctggTGGCCCTCGGCACCTGCGGCAGGGGCCTCCACGGCGTGCTCTGGGTGGAGGATGGCACCTATGAGATTGAGCCCATCCCTGATGATCCAGCCTTCCGGCACATCCTCTACCGCATGGAGGAGGCCAACAGCCCCATGGGCCCCACCTGCGGGCTCACcgcagagcagctgcagcaccaaAAGGCTTTCCTGCCCTGGTTCAAGGCCTCCTGGAtcatggaggaggaggagatgctgaaAGACTGGTGGACACATGTCAGGTATATGAAGATAGTAGTGGTCGTGGACAACGTGCGGTTTGTGAAGTCGGGCAGGAACGAATCTGAAGTCTTGAGGCAAGTTGTAGAAATCATCAACATTGGGGACGCTCTGTACGAACAGCTTTCTGTTCGGCTGTTTCTTGTGGGATTGGAGATCTGGACCAAAAGTAACCTTATAAACATTACTAACTCTGTCGCCAAGGCACTTGACGACTTTAACAAATGGCGAAAGTCAGACCTGTCTCCACGGATGCGCCATGATACTGCTCacttatttgcatttcagagtTTTGGAAAGAGCCTGGGATTGGCATTTCTAGGGTCTGTGTGTGATAACCAGTGGTCATCAGCAGTTGCTTCCTTCACTGATAGGAAGTTGTCCTCATTTATTACCACGTTTGTCCATGAGCTGGGCCATACTCTTGGGATGAGCCATGATAAACAGGGCTGTAAATGCAGACGGAAGAAATGTATTATGTACGAAAGCGATGCCGACACTGATGCTTTCAGTGACTGCAGTTACAAAGACTACTTTAACCTGCTTGGGCGTGGCGCCAACTGCCTTCGTCAACCACCAGCACCTGGCACTTTCTACACCTTGAAGCATGAATACTGTGGGAATAAGATAGTAGAAAGCAGGGAGCAATGTGACTGTGGTTCAGAATCAAACTGCAGAAAGGATCCTTGTTGTCACCCAAACTGTACATTTACTGCAGGTTCAGTCTGTGCTTCGGGAAAATGCTGCAAGAGCTGTCGGGTCCTTCCAGCAGGAACGCTTTGCAGATCGAGTACTGGCAACTGTGACCTGCCAGAATATTGCAATGGCACTTCCCCTCAGTGCCCGCCGGATGCGTACGTACAAGATGGAGCCCCTTGCAAAGGTGGTGCTTATTGCTATCGAGGAAAATGTTCTTCTCACAGAAAACAGTGCCAGCATCTCTTTGGCAAAcgagccagggctgctccttTAGATTGCTTCAAAGCAGTGAATACTCGAGGTGACCGGTTTGGGAATTGTGGTATTCGTAACAATATCcattttataaaatgcagtattgaGAATATCTTATGTGGTAGGATCCAGTGTGAAAACATAGACAAATTGCCTTTCTTGCAGAACCACGTAACACTAGTCCAAACCCCTGTTGGAGATAAAAAGTGTTGGGGTCTCGACTATCACATAGGGATGCCAATAATTGATGTGGGAGCTGTGGAAGATGGCACGCCATGTGGTAGTGATATGCTTTGTATCAACAGGACATGTACCAGCATATCACTGCTGAACTACGATTGTAATGTGTCAAAGTGTCATGACAAAGGAGTGTGTAACAATCATAAGAACTGTCACTGCAGGTATGGCTGGGCTCCTCCGTATTGTGAACGGGAAGGATTTGGAGGTAGCGTTGACAGTGGACCCCCTCCATCCATTCAGGGAGCAAAAATAGGAGTAACGTTATTTagtcttctttttctctgtatccTTGGAGTAACCTTTACCATGTGTTATAAACGGAAAATAGTGGGGTGGCTTAGGAGGAAAAAGGCCCAGTTCCACAGAAGATAG
- the SYNJ2BP gene encoding synaptojanin-2-binding protein: MNGSVAGGGFSEEVIRLTRKPSGLGFNIVGGTDQQYISNDNSIYVSRIKKDGAAYLDGRLQEGDKILSVNGKDLKDLRHKDAVELFRNAGYDVSLKIQRRLQPQNGPVGHRGDGESGGLPLAAILVPGLALAAAAVWILLRYRQRM, from the exons ATGAACGGCAGCGTGGCGGGCGGTGGCTTTTCCGAGGAGGTCATCAGGCTCACCCGCAAACCCTCAG GGCTGGGCTTCAACATTGTTGGTGGGACAGATCAGCAGTACATTTCCAATGACAACAGCATCTATGTCAGCCGGATCAAAAAGGATGGGGCAGCTTACCTTGATGGCCGATTACAAGAAGGAGATAAAATTTTATCG GTCAATGGCAAAGACCTGAAGGATTTGCGGCACAAGGATGCTGTGGAACTATTCAGGAACGCAGGCTATGACGTGTCTCTGAAAATTCAGCGCAGG ctGCAGCCACAAAATGGCCCTGTGGGTCATCGAGGCGATGGAGAATCAGGTGGGCTTCCTCTAGCAGCCATTCTTGTGCCAGGCCTGGCGCTTGCTGCGGCAGCGGTCTGGATCTTGCTGAGGTATCGACAGCGGATGTGA